Proteins found in one Caldisericia bacterium genomic segment:
- a CDS encoding nucleotidyltransferase domain-containing protein: protein MIREKFDELINLIFEKTKEFYKENLVSFVVFGSCGRGTPTNESDIDILIILNEIKINRLKRMEEFYQNIEKEIEDKIKNLKNYSIDTFISPIIRSKDEVLYGSPLYIEMLRGVKIVYDKDNFFNDYLKKLDEKLKELKSIRKNGYWVYKEKVNKKDGVEI from the coding sequence GTGATAAGAGAAAAATTTGATGAGCTAATTAATTTAATTTTTGAAAAAACAAAGGAATTTTATAAAGAAAACTTAGTATCTTTTGTTGTGTTTGGTTCATGTGGTAGAGGTACTCCAACGAATGAATCAGATATTGATATATTAATAATTTTAAATGAGATAAAAATAAATAGATTAAAAAGGATGGAAGAATTTTATCAAAATATTGAGAAGGAGATCGAAGATAAAATAAAAAATCTCAAAAATTACTCTATTGATACTTTTATTTCACCAATTATTAGATCAAAAGATGAGGTTCTTTATGGAAGTCCTTTATATATTGAAATGCTTAGAGGAGTAAAAATTGTTTATGATAAAGATAACTTTTTTAATGATTATTTAAAAAAATTAGATGAAAAACTTAAAGAGTTGAAATCAATTAGAAAGAATGGATACTGGGTTTATAAAGAGAAAGTTAACAAAAAAGACGGTGTGGAAATTTAA
- a CDS encoding DegV family protein yields the protein MNIKIVTDSTWDFDEETRKEHDIEVVPLYLTIKGKRYREGVDISNEEFYEIMKTSEKLPQTSQPTPFDFVDVYKKLLKEFEKIISIHISSKLSGTYNSALIAKNEIDKDNRITVIDSKNASGALGLIVYFASLLKKEGKAFNEIVEGVKKAIDKIVTIFVLDNLKALEMGGRIGKAKYLIGTILNFKPVLSLKNGIIEPYGSGKIMGTNYIIPTLLKFLKENYKGGEFIGGIANNIVNNVYLKKMNILKDEILKYVKLGTFLSLKFGATITSHIGLNSIGFSFLEK from the coding sequence ATGAATATAAAAATTGTAACTGATTCAACATGGGATTTTGACGAGGAGACAAGAAAAGAACACGACATTGAAGTAGTTCCTCTATATCTAACAATTAAAGGAAAAAGATACAGAGAAGGAGTTGATATTTCAAATGAAGAATTTTATGAAATAATGAAAACAAGCGAAAAACTCCCACAAACATCTCAACCAACACCTTTTGATTTTGTAGATGTATATAAAAAACTTCTAAAAGAATTTGAAAAAATAATATCAATTCATATATCATCAAAACTTTCAGGGACATATAATTCTGCACTTATTGCAAAAAATGAAATAGATAAAGATAATAGAATAACTGTTATAGATTCGAAAAATGCTTCAGGTGCTTTAGGTCTTATTGTTTATTTTGCATCACTTTTAAAAAAAGAGGGTAAAGCATTTAATGAAATAGTTGAAGGAGTTAAGAAGGCAATAGATAAAATAGTTACTATTTTTGTTCTTGATAACCTTAAAGCACTCGAAATGGGTGGAAGAATTGGAAAAGCTAAGTATCTTATTGGTACAATTTTAAATTTCAAACCAGTTTTATCTTTAAAAAATGGAATAATTGAACCTTATGGTTCAGGAAAAATTATGGGTACAAATTATATTATTCCCACATTATTAAAATTTTTAAAAGAAAACTATAAAGGTGGAGAATTTATTGGTGGAATAGCAAATAATATTGTAAATAATGTCTATCTAAAAAAAATGAACATTCTTAAAGATGAAATTTTAAAATATGTAAAACTTGGAACATTTTTATCACTAAAATTTGGCGCAACTATAACATCACACATTGGACTCAATTCAATTGGTTTCAGTTTTTTAGAAAAATAA
- a CDS encoding HEPN domain-containing protein gives MNIDLAKSYLIKSKKRLKALKVLFEEEAYSDVIREAQEIVELVVKGILRYKGVDVPKKHDVSDLLIEYKDFFDDEISKNFEKIREISKYLRKEREFAFYGDVDFIPTEEYTKEDALKALKDAEFVVSIGEIVIK, from the coding sequence ATGAACATTGATCTTGCAAAAAGCTATTTAATTAAATCAAAAAAAAGGTTAAAGGCTTTAAAAGTTTTATTTGAAGAAGAGGCATATTCAGACGTAATTAGAGAAGCTCAAGAAATTGTTGAATTGGTAGTTAAAGGAATTTTGAGATACAAAGGTGTAGATGTCCCAAAAAAACATGATGTAAGTGATTTATTAATTGAATACAAAGATTTTTTTGATGACGAAATTTCAAAAAATTTCGAAAAAATAAGAGAGATATCTAAATATTTAAGAAAAGAAAGGGAGTTTGCTTTTTATGGAGATGTTGATTTTATACCAACTGAAGAATACACAAAAGAAGATGCTCTTAAAGCTTTAAAAGATGCAGAATTTGTTGTTTCTATAGGGGAAATTGTGATTAAATAA
- a CDS encoding stalk domain-containing protein has translation MKKVILFLLILTSLFLNIFNINSQETTQVVGKGVSSSNLIFPTGIYYAFNKVFISNYYGNTITIYDLPTGTYQEFGCFGSEKEKLNHPNSLLVTTNEKIVVIDSGNNAVKVFDFMGNFEFSFGENVLHAPVDLDLFGGFFYITDYEDSKIYIFDTTNFNLYDSFGSRGTNPKEFNGLLGIFIDNNGYIYACDSENKRVQIFDINFNFIKAINISGKPSDVFVDRDGKVYVSDYDTLKIHVFDRMGVSKIKEIKLNTDADWFFFKAIPSIFITEDNYLMYSIPWENRVEIIDENGKLIRVIGEEDKVGNLCYPISISISNDKRIFIVDNMSNSVNIYNQNGSFLNKINYAFEHPNKIFIDENDNIYVISRYSGEIVCFDKNLNFKFKIKNFSNSDSFYFPYDIFIKNDKIYVVDTLKDRIVIFLRDGKFLSSYGSNEKNYLALDKPISIFIDEDNSIFILNYGDKTINYYDSSFNLITSYKDSNLKSPSSIQKYLDYLFISDDEENKIYVYRLNNNKIEFLKTFGETGGPHHHFCTLRKTIDNYNFETEKFLGISDIYIKENHLYVVDSFNRRVQIVDINKIIGNSYKKFVITLWIDKPKALINEKEVYIDPQNPKVVPFVVPPGRTVVPIRFISESFGAQVTWEGDTKTIRIYLNSKNIKITLQVGNKIARVNDKIITLDAAPLIKEGRTFVPLRFISESFGADVKWFGEEKKIVIEFTP, from the coding sequence ATGAAGAAAGTTATTTTATTTTTGCTAATTTTAACTTCATTATTTTTAAATATTTTTAATATAAACTCACAAGAGACAACTCAAGTAGTTGGAAAAGGAGTTTCTTCTTCTAATTTAATTTTTCCAACTGGAATATATTATGCTTTCAATAAAGTTTTTATTTCAAATTATTATGGTAATACAATAACTATTTATGATCTTCCAACTGGAACATATCAAGAGTTTGGTTGTTTTGGTAGTGAAAAAGAAAAACTAAACCATCCGAACTCTCTTTTAGTAACCACAAATGAAAAAATAGTTGTTATAGATAGCGGAAATAATGCTGTAAAAGTTTTTGATTTTATGGGTAACTTCGAATTTTCTTTTGGAGAAAATGTATTACATGCACCTGTAGATTTAGATCTTTTTGGAGGTTTCTTTTATATAACAGATTATGAGGATTCGAAAATATATATTTTTGATACAACAAATTTTAATTTATATGATTCTTTTGGTAGTAGAGGGACAAATCCCAAAGAATTTAATGGACTCCTTGGTATATTTATTGATAATAATGGTTATATATATGCATGTGATTCAGAAAACAAAAGGGTGCAAATTTTTGATATAAATTTTAATTTTATAAAAGCAATAAATATAAGTGGTAAACCTTCAGATGTCTTCGTTGATAGAGATGGTAAAGTTTATGTTTCTGATTATGATACTTTGAAAATTCATGTTTTTGATAGAATGGGTGTATCCAAAATTAAAGAAATAAAATTAAATACTGATGCTGATTGGTTTTTCTTTAAAGCGATACCATCAATTTTTATAACAGAGGATAATTATTTAATGTATTCTATACCTTGGGAAAATAGAGTTGAAATTATTGATGAAAATGGAAAATTGATAAGAGTAATTGGAGAAGAAGATAAAGTTGGAAATTTATGTTATCCAATTTCAATATCAATTTCAAATGATAAAAGAATTTTTATTGTTGATAATATGTCAAATTCCGTCAATATTTATAACCAAAATGGCTCTTTTTTAAACAAAATCAATTACGCTTTTGAACACCCAAATAAAATCTTCATTGATGAAAATGATAACATCTATGTTATATCAAGATATTCAGGTGAAATAGTCTGTTTTGATAAAAACTTAAATTTCAAATTTAAAATAAAAAATTTCTCAAATTCTGATTCATTTTATTTTCCATACGATATTTTTATAAAAAATGACAAAATTTATGTAGTAGATACATTAAAAGATAGAATTGTTATTTTTTTAAGAGATGGGAAATTTTTGAGTTCATATGGAAGTAATGAGAAAAATTATTTAGCATTAGACAAACCGATTTCTATTTTTATAGATGAAGATAACTCTATTTTTATCTTAAATTATGGAGATAAAACAATAAATTATTATGACTCATCTTTTAACTTAATAACTTCCTATAAAGATTCAAATCTTAAATCACCCTCATCAATTCAAAAATATTTAGATTACTTGTTTATCTCTGATGATGAGGAAAATAAAATTTATGTTTATAGATTAAATAATAATAAAATAGAATTTTTAAAAACTTTTGGTGAAACTGGTGGTCCTCACCATCACTTTTGCACATTAAGAAAAACAATTGATAACTATAATTTTGAAACTGAAAAGTTCTTAGGAATTTCTGATATATACATAAAAGAAAATCATTTATATGTTGTTGATTCATTTAATAGACGTGTTCAAATTGTAGATATAAACAAAATAATTGGAAATAGTTATAAAAAATTTGTAATAACTCTTTGGATAGATAAACCAAAAGCACTCATAAATGAAAAGGAAGTATACATAGATCCTCAAAATCCTAAAGTTGTTCCTTTTGTTGTCCCACCTGGAAGAACAGTTGTTCCAATTAGATTTATCTCAGAATCTTTTGGAGCACAAGTAACTTGGGAGGGTGACACAAAAACAATAAGAATTTATTTGAATTCAAAAAATATCAAAATAACACTTCAAGTAGGAAATAAAATTGCAAGAGTTAATGATAAAATTATAACTCTTGATGCGGCGCCATTGATAAAAGAAGGAAGAACTTTTGTTCCTTTAAGATTTATTTCTGAATCTTTTGGTGCAGATGTTAAGTGGTTTGGAGAAGAAAAGAAAATTGTTATAGAATTTACTCCCTAA